CGGCAGCTAGCGGAAGGGAGATGACTAGAGAGAGCCTCGCCGCCTTCTCGGCTCCTGCCTCTTTCCTATCTGTCGAGGAGAGGTAGGGTAGCAACACCCCTGTGATTATTGTGGCTGGCCCCACGGCCGCGTTTGCCAGTACCTGGGCGATGTATACATACCCGGCCGTGGCGGGGTTGGCGAGATTGTAGGCGGCCACGACGCCGAAATTTGTGCCTAGTGTAGCCACGACGCCGGGGAGCCAGGCGGCGGCGCCGGCCTTGACGAGCTCCCTCATCTTGGTTAGCGAGGGTGTGGCCCGGCTGGCCGCTATGCCCAGTGCCGTCAGTATGGCGCCGGGTATGGCGTAGGTGGCCGCAAGGACGTCTGGGCCGTAGTGGGCGAGGAGTGGGGCGAGGGCTACCCTCGCCGTCTGTCCCGTCAGCGCGGCGATGAATATGGGGAAAGTGTCCAGCCTCGCCTGGAAGTAGGCTCCGTAGTAGGTGGATAACATCCCTACTATGGTCAGAAGCGCTAGTGAGGGCCTCCACAAGGCCGTTGACGCCGCTACGGCGGCGCCGAATAAGGACAACGCAAGTGCACCTGATACGTATGCAGAGTCGCGGGTGGCTGGGTACAGCCTGGTGAGCGCCGTGGGCACGCCCAGCTCGAGTGCGAAGGCTAGTATAGAGGCGGAGGCCACTAAGTACGCCACCTCCCCCAAGACGTCCGCCTTGACTGTGGCGGCGGCGGCGAACCAGAAGAGGTAGCCCCCAAGTTGCGCGACGAGGTTAGAGGCGTATAGCCACATCCCCGCTCTATATACAGCCACGGAGAGGCAAGTTTTATATTTAATATGTCTTGCGCCGTTGTGGACGTTTTACAGCTGGTTAAGCAATGCTCCACTGTGGAGGAGGCTGTGGAGGAGGTGGCCAAGAGGACTGGCAAGTCTAAATACGAGGCGGCGTATGAACTCATGTTGCAGGTGAAGGCCGGGAGGCTGGCTGTAGAGTCGGGGGCCGACAACTTCCTTGCATACATCCTTGGGCCCGGGGGGGCGTGGCTTTGGCTAATAACGGCGATCACAGCCGCCGTGGTGGCGCTGGTGTTTCTAGCTCAGAGCCCGCCGCTGGTCTACCTGCGGTACGTCTTAGGCGCCTTCTTCGTGCTGTTTCTGCCGGGGTACGTGCTGGTGGAGGCTCTGTACCCCCGGGGGGACGAGCTGTCTCCGCTTGAGCGCCTGGCCCTCTCCATTGGCTTAAGCCTTGCAGTTGTCCCGCTGGTGGGGCTTCTACTCAACTACACCCCCTTCGGCATCCGGCTGGCGCCGGTGACGGCCAGCCTCGCAGTCTTGACTCTGGCGCTCGCCATCTACGCCACGTATAGGCGCTACAGGTTTGAGGCTTTGGGGGCTGTATGCGGGACGAGGTAGGGCCCTCCCTCGCCTTGATAGGAGCCGCCGCCACGCTCCTCGGCCTACTCCAGCCCAACCTCACGCCGCTGGTGGCTCTGGGCCTCGCCGCGTTGACAGTCGGCGTCTTGGCGTCTTGGGAGCCCGCGGCTAGGGAGAGGGTGGTGGCGAAGCTGGCGGAGGCTGGGTGGGAGAACACAGCCGCTCTTATACAAGCCATGGGCCTCCCCCCGAAGGCGTACTACGTACCGTCCGCCGTTGCGGGCAGGCCGGTTGCGGTGGTGGCCCAGGGACCGCCTCTAGAGGTGCCTAGAGGCGCCTTGACCTTCAAGACCCCAGGCGGCCCCGCGCTTGTGCTGGCGACGCCCGGCGGCAAGGCGCTTGAGCTGTGCGGAGAACTCCCGGGGGATCTGGGCGAGGCGTTGAGGACGTGCGTAGTGAACGCCCTCGGCCTCGCCCGCTCCGTGTCGGTGGCGGAGCGCGGCGGGGAGTATGTGGTGGAGTACTCCGGCGTTTCTGCGCCGGAGCTCTACGAGAGGCTTGTGGTGAGAAGCGCGCTTGGGGGGGTGGTGGCGTCGGTGACCGCCGCCGTCGCCGCCGAGGTGCTCGGCCGCCCCTTGGAGGTTGTGGAGGAGAGGCGGGTGGGGAGGAGGCTTGTGGTTGTGTTGAGATGAGGCTTCCCTATATCGCAATGGCGACGCTCGCCGGGTTGGCCTCCGCCTTCTTCATACACCTCGGCGTATCGACGGTGGACGTGGTGGTGTCTATATACGCCCTCATATACTGGGCGGTGGCGCCCTTCCTCAGACCGCTCCCAAGGCCGCTGGGGCTGTTGTATACAGTTATCGGCGCCGTCTTGTTGGCCGCCTTTGCCTACTTCGCCGCGTTGAGGATTCTCTCTATTCTGAAGCTATGAGGTGGAGGCTGGCCGCGGCGGCCGCAGTGGCGGTTCTGCTCACAGCCTTGTCAATCTACAAGCCATCGCCGCCTAAATTAGTTGCACCCGTAGACATAGAGAAGCTGGCGGAGCTTGTGAAGTCAGACCCAGCTCTTTTGGAAGAGGCTGTGCGCTACATGTCTGAACTCGGCGTAAATCTCACGCTGAGGGCTCCTCCGAAGCCTCAGCCCACCGCGATAACGATATCGATAAACGCCTCATCTATCTGGGCTGGCGACCGCGTATTGGTTACGGGCGTGCTCACGTCACGTGGGAAGCCGCTGGCTGGGCAGACCGTCGCCGTGTTGGTAGACGGCGTCCCCGCGGCTGTGACGGTAACGGACAGCAGAGGCCGCTACAACGCAACTGTGGCGATCTCCGTATATAGGCCTCGTGTGAACGTCACGGCGGTGTACCTCCCACTCCCCGGATCTCCCTACATGCCGTCCATGGCGTCGGCGCACCTCTCTGTATTGTACCACGCCACAACCATCGCTATCTCGGCGCCGAGTCAGGTGCTCTGGGGAGCGCCGCTGGCTCTGAACATCACACTTGACCCGCCAGCTGAAAGGAGGATAAACATAGTCCTGGGCAACGCCACTACAAGTATTCTATTAAGCCTCAAGGCACAGGGATCTGCCTCTGTGATAATCCCAACCGGCAACCTCACGCCGGGGACCTACAACCTAACCGTATATGTACCGGGTAAGGGGAGGCTGGGGCCGGCGACAGCTAGACGGACTGTGGACATAATTGCCGAAAGTCCAGTCATTTCTCTATCGGCGGCTGGGGTGGAGGTGGCTGGATTTCCCCCGCAGTTTGCTGTTAAGGTGGTGCCTGCGGTGAATATCTCGGTGTATCTCGGCGACAAGCCGCTAAAAGGCGCTATACCTCTAGACACACCAACGGGGTGGGCTGTCATAAGGGCCGTGTCAATGCCGTCGCCGCCGTACGCCTCCGCCACAGCCTCCGCCTATGTGTTTGTGGTTAACCCGTTGCAGATATCCGCAGTGATCGCCGCCGTGTTGCTGGCGATGAAGTTTGTCCAAGGCCGGTTGCAGAGGGCCACTAACCTGGTTAGAGAGGTGGTGGAGGCGGCACCGAGGAGCCCTCGCAACGTGGTGGAGGAGGAGGCGCTGGCCGTCTTAGCCCGGGCTTTTTACAAACTCGGCGAGAGGTCGGGGCTTTGGTACAGTAGAAAAATGACCTATAGGGAATACGCCAGTAGTGTGGAGCCGTATGCCAAAGATCCTACCTGCCTCTGGCGCGTCGTGTATATAGCGGAGAAGGCGGCATATTCGCCCTACTCCCCCAGCGCGGTTGAGATTAGGGAAGCGTGGGTATGTACAGAGCGGCTATAGCTACGGCCGCCCTCGTACTGCTACTGCTATACCTAACCCCCTCTACGACGCCGTTTAGCCCCTACAACACAGGGCCAGACGGACTGTCTAAAGCCGTAGAGATGTGCCGCGTGGAGGAAGACGCCGATGTTTTTATAATTGCGCCGGGAGCCTCGGTGCCTGGGCTCAACGTGACCGCCAGCACCTCTAAAATAGTGGATCCGCTGACCAACGCCGGCGATCCCTACATCCCTCTGGCGAGTGTGGGGCAGTATGCTGTAATCGCGCCAAACGCCACTCCCCTGAGGGGCCCTGGGCTGGTGGTTGTCTCCACAAGCCCCACGAGTTTTGCCGACACGTCTAGAGGACCATACGCGCTTGGCCTCGCCGTGGCTGTGGGCAACAGAACTATCTACATTTACCACGCCAGTCTCTTCACAAACAGAGCGGTTGACCGCAATCTCAAATTTATACAGGAGGTGTGCCGCAGACCCGTGAAGGTAGTGGTGGCTGGCGGCGACCTATCCCATACATTCCACGAAGCCGCGCGGGCAATCGGGAAATGGCTGGCGCCCATGCTTATTACAGCAATAAGTTTATATTTGTTAAAAACGTGGCGGACGTGGCCTCGTCGCCGCGAGAGCTAGTAAAGACGGTAAGTAAATACTTCTTCGGCAACATATCTACAATCGAGATCGCTGTGGCTACTCTAATCGCCGGAGGCCATCTACTCCTCCTCGGCCCCGTTGGGGGCGGCAAGACAACTCTCGCCAAGGCCCTGGCGAGGGCGGTTGGGGGCTCCTTTGCACGGGTGCAGATGACTAACGAGACGTTGCCCTCGGACATCCTTGGATACGGGGTCTACGTCCAAGGCGAGATAAGAATTGTCAAGGGGCCTATTTTCAACAACGTGGTGCTAATAGACGAGATAAATAGGGGACCCCCTAGGACGCTCTCAGCCCTCATAGAGCCGATGCAGGAACGGACCGTCACTATCGAGGGGGCGACGCTGAGGCTCCCCACCCCCCACATGGTGGTTGCCACCATGAACGTGACGGAGATAGCCACCGGCGCCACCGCCCCCCTACCCCTGGCGTTGCTAGATAGATTCACCGCGTCTCTACACGTAGATTACGTCGACCCTGCTAGGGAGAAGGAGGTTGTAAAAATGGCCGACTACTTAGACCAGCTAGACGGGAAGCCCCAGGCGACAACCCCCCTGACATTCGACATGGGGAAGGTATACGTAGCCGACGACGTAGTTGACTACATAATTAAACTAGTGGATGCGGTGAGGAGGGACGAGCGGGTGGCGGTGCCCCTTTCCACCAGGGCTCCCATTGCCCTGTACCGCCTCGCCAGAGCTATCGCGGTGCTGGACGGCAGAAACTACGTAATACCAGACGACGTGAAGAAAGCCGCGGTCCCCGCGCTGGCCCACAGAATTATTACAAAGCCCGAGTACTCCGACGTCGAGCCGGTAAGGATTGTGGAGGATGCCCTCCGGGAGGTGGAGCCTCCAACCCGTATATGAGGCGGCTAGGCGGGCGGCCCCCCTCGCCTATCTAGCCATCGCCTGGCCAGAGTTCCCAGCCGCCGCGGCCGCGGTTTTGTTGCTGGCTTTGGAAAACACCTTGTTGCGGAGATTCCACACCCCGGCTGTGTTGCTTCACTACGCAGTGGCATCCCTATTGCCTCCCCCTAAGGCGCTTGCCCTGGCGGTTGCTCTGATACCACTGCTCCACTGGGCTAAGGTTGCGGATAACTATATGAGCTGGAGGGGCCACGCCGTTATTTTCACGGCCGCCGCCTTACTCAAGCCGCAACTCCTCCCAGCCCTTGTCTACACCCTCGCCGAGGCGGCGTGGTACTTTGCTAAATACGCCAAGACGCAGCCGAGGGTGGAGGGGCCCCCCAAAATCGAGGCGGTGGCCGGGGCTCCTCTTTCATATAGGCTGAAGATTGCCACCGGCGCGCCTGCGGTTGTCCGCCTCCCCGACGGGAGGGAGGTGGAGGCGCTGGATGGCGAGGTCGAGGTGGAGGTTAAGACGAGGTTCGACGCCGCGGGGCTCTACACGCCGGAGGTTCAGGTGGTGTATGCAAACCCCACGCGGACCGTCCGGTTTAGGAAAGCGGTGAGGCACCCCCCGATATACGTGGCGCCTAGGTACCGACGCGCGGTGGAGCTAGGCGAGAAGATAATCGCCGGGGCTGTAGAGGAGGTGGCGGGGGCTAGGGAATACGTGCCGGGGGATCCCCTTAGGCGTCTGCACTGGAAGAAGATGGCGAAGATACAGAAGCCTGTTGTTAAGCTTTTGGAGGGGCGCGCCGCGGGCGGCTTGAAAATTGCTGTACTGCTATACGCCACGTCCCCCAAGGCTCTTGACAGAGTGCTGGAGGCGGCGGCCTCCGCCGTGGCAACAGCCCTGGCCCGGTCAGATCACGTTGAGATATATGCAGTAACCCGACGAGGCGGCGAAAGAATCGTGGCTGAGCGGAGGACGTATAGAGAAGCTGTGGAGAGGCTTGTGTCGCTCGCCGAAGTTCTCCACGTCGAAGCCGCGGCGGCGCTGGACTACGCAAATGCCCTGCCAAAGGCTGAACTACCGCCGGCAGACATGGTGATAGGCGAGGCGGCTTTTGTAAAACCCCTCTGCAGGAGGGGGGCGGTCTGCCTCGCTATTTGACATTTACCCACAGCTGGACGAACCTGCCGGTGTAGGCCAGCGTCCCGTTGGGATACACAGCCCAGAGCTCCGCCACAAGCCTCTGCCTCCCTGTTGAGTTGAATGAGACAGAAAACGGCTGCACCCACGACTCGTTGTGGAGAAGAAGCCTCTCTATCCTCAACACGGGGGGCGACGGCAGAGGAGGCTCGCCGCCGGCCCCCGCGATCTTTATATAAACCACGTACCACCTGGGCTCCCCCTCGTGGTTGTGTACATAGATAAACAGCCTTACGGGCACCCCCGCCGAGATGTTGGTGGGGTACCCCCCGATCCTCCCCTCTGGCCCCAGCAAGCCTAGGGCGGAGAAAGGCTCCGCCACAGCCGGCCTCAGCAGTAGAGCAACGGCGAGGGCCACCCCGACTACGACCACCGCCGCCGCCACGGCCGAAACCTCCTCGTCGAATAGGAGGGTACGCGGCCTCCCCCCGCCATGCTTGAGGAGGCCCCGCCTCCATACCAACAGCCAGAGGAATCCGATGACCTCCCTCCTCCGGCGGTATAGGAGGAGGAGCCCAGCCGCGGCCGCGGCCAGCGCCGCGAGCGCGAGAGCCGTCGACACGAGAGACTCCCACCGGGCCTCAGCCGCCAGCCTAGCCGCCAGCTCGCCGAACCCAGGCTCTAGGGATCCGCCGGCCAGCGCCTTGTTGAACATCTCGGCTAGGGGTCTAACGTCGGCCCCAGCCCTTGCGGCGTCTACAATAGCTCTATACGCCTCCAGCAAATCCACCAGCTGGGGAAAGAGACCAGTTATAAACTCTTGTGGTTGCCCTTCACTTACGACAACTCAAGCCAATAGCTAATCTCCGCACAAACCTATGCAAGGGGGTGACTGGCGAAGGCTAGGGAGCGTAGGGGCGCTGGGATCTGATTGTAGTGAGAGGTGGAGAGTGTGGGACGCTGTCACTTTAAGGGAACAACGTTATAGTGGTAATGGATATATAATGAGCCCATGGGGTAGGGTATGGGGGCTTCTGAGGCGGAGTGGGGGCTTGACTACGTTGTTGTCCTCCCGACTCTGGACGAGAGGGAGGGGCTGGCTAAGACGCTGGATGAGTTGTTTTCAGTGGGGGTGCCCCCTGAGAAGATTATTGTGATAGACGGCGGCTCTAAGGATGGGACATGTGAGGAGGCTGTGAAACGCGGCGTGAGGTGTATTCTGCAGGAGGGGAGGGGCAAGGCCGATGCGGTGAGAACTGCGATAAAAGTCACGGAGGTCCCTCACCTGGTGATTATGGATGCAGACTATACCTACCCGGCCAGGTACGTCCCCCAGTTGCTTCAGTTGCTGGGGCGTTGTGACGAGGTTATAGGCGCCAGGGCCCGCACTGAGAGAGGGGCCCAGAGGGCGGTATACCGCCTGGGCAACCGGTTGCTCACCTCTCTCTTTAACCTCACCTTTGGCACGAGGCTCACCGATGTGCTGAGCGGCATGTATGCGGTGAGGAGAGAGGCCCTCGAGGGGCTGGAGAGAGCCTCGAGGGGGTTCGGCATAGAGTCGGAGATAGCGGCGCATGTGGCGTCGACGGGCGGGGAGATTTGTGAGGTGCCTATTGAGTACAGGAGGCGGGTTGGGAAGAAGAAGCTGAAGGTGAGACACGGGCTGTTGATAGCTGTCGATATGCTTCGCCTGGCTCTCCGCTACAACCCCACATTCTATATTTTTGCCGTAGCGGCTTTGTTGACTATTCCCGGTATCCTCATCGCAAGCTGGGTGGCTTACAAGTGGATTTTTCTAGGCGTGAAGCACTACGTCTGGGGTATCATAGCCGTGGCCATGACTGCGGGCGGGATCGCCTCTGCTACGATGGCCGTCCTCGCCCTTTACCTAAAGAGGATGGAGATTAGAATTCTGAGATCCGTGAAGCGGTACGTCGCCCATCCGCCGGCCCGCAACCGTCTAACAACCCCGGAGCAGGTGGCTCCTAATCAACAAGGCTCGCCAGGCTGATAGCGGTGGGATTGGGCGCCTGTGCGGCCTTGAGGCGAGGCGCATGGCTACTCCACTAGCGACACATGTGTCGTTGTCTTCCACGTATTTACTGCTGAGTTGAGAGAATTTCCACGTTGAAAGTATGCGCCACGTTGCATCTATCAATAAGTTGTAAAGACCGCGTTCAGCACTTTCGTCGAAATCATGTCAGGCGTATTCAGCGGCGATGTCGCATCCTCTTGGAGATTGATAAGATGTACCAAAAGCCGCGCGCATGTGGTTAATTCCCCCATTGCCACGACCCGTGGAGTTACCGCTGAGTCAGCTAGAAACGGAAATATTTAGAAGCAAAGACCTAGCTCGCGGCGCCTAGCCGCACGCCGGAGGTAGGCGAGACGCAAGGCGCCTCTGCTCGGCGGCGTGCGCCGCGTAACTACCTCAGCCGTACCTCAGCACGGTGCGTGGTCTGTTGGTTAACGCCTTCACGACTTTAGGCTACCTCCTTCTTAGCGTCTGGAGCGTTTTTTCAAGTTCTGGGCTCCACCTCACTCTGTCCTTTATCGCCTCGACCCTCTCCCCAAGCTCTCTCAATAGTAAGACCACGTCCCTCGCCGCCTCATCTCTCGTGCGGTATTTCGACCACGCCATGTCGGGATCAGGACCGTGATACTGGTACTCGTGGAGGCTCAGCGCTACAGAAGTCCACGCAGAAAAATCCTTATACCCAACCCCAACAAGTAGATGAGACAGCGCCTTCATACGGTTCGTCGGCACTCTAGGCACGGCGGTTGTCTCCAGCCAGCGCCTCTCCTCGTCACTTTTGGCGACTTCCTTAAGCCTGTCCAGCTCGAGCCTGAGGAGTGCCGCCATCAGCGCTTTCCATGCCTGGAAGGCTTTGCCGGCGGCGTTTCTCACAAGGCCCCGCTTTAGGTACTCAAGAGCCAGCCCAGCCTCCACCAAAGCCTCTAGAAGACGCGCCGAGACGTAGTCCTCAGCGGAGGGCTTAGGGAGAGGCCTTTCAAGAACCTCCACATCCACGTACATGCGGCAGGTTTAAAATCTTCTGTGTGGACGCGTGAGGCGCCTCTTGTATCGTTGTTTGTATTGTTATACTTCTACTGTTTTCAGCCCTTCCCTCTCGGCGGCTCTGGCCAGCTCTGCGTCGGCTGTGTAGAAGGCGCCGCATTTGACATATAGGCAACTGGCTATCTGGAGGGCGTCGGCGAAATAGAGGTGATGCCTCAACGCCAGCGTTATGGATCTGCGCATCACCGCGCCGCCGAGAGGGACAAGCGCGAAGTTGCCCAGCCGCGTGAGCGTCTTGAGCTCCCTAAGCATCAACGACACCGCCGCCTCGGCGCCGCGCGTCAGCTCGCCGCGTCTCGCCTTTTTATCTATCGCCGAAGCCGCCTCGCCTATGTTGTAGATAGATGTGGACATGACGGCTGAGCCTCTGTACGCCGATTCGAAGAGCTTATCTACCTCGGCGCTCCCCGGCTCCTCGACGTAGCGCTTCACTAACGCGCTTGTGTCTAGGTATATCACAGACGCCCGGCGCGCTCCCTCCGCATCTCAGCGACGAGGGTGGCAACTGGGGGCCCGAGGGCTCTGGGCCTCCGCGCCGCGATTTCTCCCGGGGTGGTTAGGGGCTCGGCGCAGTCAAGCCCCAGCTCTCTGCACAGGGCGTCCGCCAGCCCCTCGCCGTCTATAGACTCCAAGAAATCCTCGACGACCCTGCTCAGAGATCCCAGCCTCCGCGATCTAGCCTTGGCTCTCTCGGCTAAATCCTCCCGTATAGACAAAGTTAACTTCTTCACGTACATACGTATATACGTAATATATAAACTTTTCGAGGTGACCAGCCGCCGCGTTGCTGGAAGGGCGTCTGATAACAGCCATGTCTCTAGCCAGCACCGAGTCTTGGGGCTTAAGCTGGACATCTTTTGACCCGCCGCCCCGCGGCTGGCGGCGAGTCCGGCCAATTAGTCTGCGCCGCGGCGCCCCCGTTGTGGTGATGTTTTTATGGGTGATTCGGCTTTGTGTTGTGGAGTGTAGGGAGGTGAGGCTGGATTTGCCGTGGCCGCCTAACCAGGTGAGGGCGCACCGCTTTGTGGTGTACGACGTGTTTGACCCGCCGGAGGTTTCTTTTGACCAGCACGTAATCAGGGTGGTGGGGTTAGTGGAGAGGCCTCTGGAGATTCCATTGAGGGAGCTGGCGGCTAAGTATCCCTGTGTGGACGTCGTGGCGCCTTTCCACTGCGTCACAGGCTGGTCTGTGGAGAGAGTTGTCTGGAGGGGGGTGCAGACCAAAGTCTTGCTGGAGGAGGCGCGCCCCTTCGGCCGGTTCGCCCTCGCCTGGGGGGTGGACGGCTACAGCGCTACTCTCCCGCTGGAGGCTTTGATGGAGGAGGGGTCGGTCATCGCCTGGGCGATGAACGGGGAGCCCCTGCCGAGGAAGCACGGGGCGCCGGCGCGGCTGGTGGTGCCGACGCGCTACGCGTGGAAAAGCGTGAAGTACTTCGGCACCTTAGAGGTGCTTGAGGAGGCGGTGCCGGGGTACTGGGAGGCAGTGGGCTACTCCGTCAACGGCGACCCGTGGCGGGAGGAGAGGTTTGACTTCGGGCGACCTCAGATGAGAGGGCGGCGCGTCTCGCTGTGACCCGCCCCGCCAGCCCCAGCCGCTGGTGACAGCTGGGGGCTGGGGGTGGAATCAGCGCGACGACTATCCACGATCCGGGCGCTAGGTATGGACGCCGCCGACGTGGACGCAGTCGCGTTGGCTGAGCTGGCTGTGATCGGTGTGCCAGGGCCGCGCCGAGTTTCAATCATGCTTTTGACGTGGCTCAACCACTATGGAGTTGATTCCCTACTCACTGCTAAGGGCTGTGTGAGGTGATATCTGGGCTAGCCACTTGTCGAGTTTTGCCAGGGCCTCGGCTGTCTTGATCACCGCCTCGTTTTTGGCTAGTCTGTACAGCTTCATGCGTCCTATTTGTCTCACCTCCACCACTCCGTAACGGATTAGCTGATTTAGTTGCTCTATGGTGGTGCGTTGGGTTGTCCCCACCCTCTTCACCAGCTCAGTTAGGTTCATCTCGCCGTGTTGCAGAAGGGTGAGTATAATCTTGATCTTGGTGGGGGATCCCAAAACCCGGTCAATCACAGTGGGAAAAGGGGGGTGTTTTTTATTTCTTCTTTCCTAGGAGTCTGTAGACTTTTATGTTGGTGTAGGGGGACGTGGCCACTGCGAACATCATTGGGCCGCGGGCTGTATTCTTCTCAATAACCTCGTACTTGTCTGTTTCGAACGCCTTTTTTGCTTTTATGTCGTAGAATTTTAGTTTTTGTTTCGACATGCCTTCCGGCGCGTATCCTTTTAAAAAACCGTTGTTTATTTTAAAGGATTTTATGAAGAAAACTTGTCGTCCTTCGGGAAAGTTTATTAGGTGTAGTCAACCATTTATTTATGCGTATTAGAAAACTTGCTTATGTGGCTGTTTTCACCGGGCTGGGGCTGGCGCTGGCCCCGCTTAGCTTCCCCGTGGGTCCCACAAGGGCTTTTCCAGGCCAGCACTTTGTAAACGGGCTGGCTGGGGTGCTTGTAGGCCCCTGGGCGCTGGTGGTCGCCTTTCTAATCTCAGCGCTGAGGAATATGCTTGGCTTGGGGACGTTGTTTGCCTTCCCCGGCAGTCTTCCGGGGGCTTTTGTTGTATGGCTAGCGGGGGCCGTCCTTAGGCGCTTTGGGAAGGCGCACTACGCACCGCTTTTCGAGCCCCTTGGCACCCTCGGGCTGGGGTTCCCCATGGCGGCGTATGTCGTGGCGCCGCTTCTGGGCGTCGGCGAGAGGTTCGCCGCGGGCTTTATACCTCTGCTGGCTGGGTGGGCGGCGTCTACCTTCTCCGGCAGCGTGGCGGCCTTCGCAGTCGCCTCTGCGTTGAGGAGGCTTGGCCGTCTATAGGCTGTTAATCGTGGGGGACGTTGGGAGGGGGAAGACTCTGTTGCTGGCCAAGATGTTGAAGGCGCTGGCGGCCCTCGGCATCTCTGTCACTATCCTGGACTTCGCGCCTGAGAAGATGGGGGTGGGGGCGAAGCTTACTAGGTACATGGACGTGGCGGGGGTTAGGTACTTGACGGACGTCTTCCGAGCTCCGCGTCTGGAGGGGAGGGACGAGGGGGAGGAGCTGGCCCTGGCGAGGGAAAACGCGGAGAGGGCGGCGGCGCTCATTAGGCAGTTCTTGGCGAGCCCCACGCCGGTGCTGGCCGTCAACGACCTGACCATATACCTCCACGCCGGCGACCCGGCGCTGGTGGAGGAGGCGATTGACTCGGCGGACGTGTTTATCGCCACTGCGTACTACGGCTCCGCGCTGAGGGACAAGGGGTCTGGCATCTCTGAGCGCGAGCGCCGCGCTGTTGAAGAGTTGATGAAGATGTGCGACGTGTTCCGGCTGTGATAGAGGCCCGCTGCCTCACGGTGTACGCCGGAGGGGAGCTGGTGGTTAAATGCGCAAGTTTTAGTGTGGGGCCTGGGGAGCTGGCTGTTCTCTACGGTCCGACTGGAGGGGGGAAGTCTAGTATCGTGAAGGCCTTGGCCGGCATCTATAGGTACAGCGGGGAGGTCCGCCTCAAGAGGCCCTACTTCATATTCCAAGACGTGGATTTCAACCTCCTATTTGCCTACACAGACGAGGAGGCGAGGTCCGTGGCGTGTCGGCCGGCGGAGAGGCGGGAGATAGCCAAGATGTCGCCGGGGCAGCGACAGCTGTTTGCCGTCAGGCTCGCTCTGGAGTCCGGCGCGTCGGCTGTGGTGCTGGACGAGCCTCTCGCATTCCTCGACCCGGCCTCTGCGCTGGAGGTGGCCGAGGCAATCAAAAGGCTGAGGGACAGGGGCCTCGGCGTGCTCGTAGCGGAGCACAGACTGGAGTTTTTCCTAGACGCAGACCGCTTCTACCTGGTGGACGGGGGGGTGGAGGAGCTGGGGCTCGAGGATCTGCTTATAGAGGCGTCGAGGCGGGGCTACGGGCCCTACTTCACTCGCCGTAGCTTCAAGCTCCCGGCGGCGCCTAGGGGGGAGGGTTGCGGGGTGGAGCTCGGGGGGAGGCCCTACCCCCCTGGGTCAAAAATCGCGTTGACGGGCCCCGTGGGGTCCGGCAAGACCCACACCCTCTACGCCCTGGCGGGGGTGGTGAAGAAGGCAGGCGTCCGGGGGTGCAGGCCGGCGGGCTTCGTGCCGCAGAACCCCTACCTCTACTTCGGCGAGGTGGATCTATCAAAGGCGCCTAGGGAGGTTCTGGAGTGGCTGGGGCTCGGCCCGGGGGACAGCCCCCTGCGCCTATCCTACGGCGAGGCCCGGCTTCTGGCTGTGCTGTG
The sequence above is drawn from the Pyrobaculum ferrireducens genome and encodes:
- a CDS encoding lipopolysaccharide biosynthesis protein, producing the protein MAVYRAGMWLYASNLVAQLGGYLFWFAAAATVKADVLGEVAYLVASASILAFALELGVPTALTRLYPATRDSAYVSGALALSLFGAAVAASTALWRPSLALLTIVGMLSTYYGAYFQARLDTFPIFIAALTGQTARVALAPLLAHYGPDVLAATYAIPGAILTALGIAASRATPSLTKMRELVKAGAAAWLPGVVATLGTNFGVVAAYNLANPATAGYVYIAQVLANAAVGPATIITGVLLPYLSSTDRKEAGAEKAARLSLVISLPLAAVLIFGGRHFLELLGAHYAQAYPALVIYTVANILSLPASVLSSLTYAQGAYGTFLAGGLASNAARIILYLLYGASAEGVAASFLAGAAVALVYYAAVQRRVAAFISHISPKIAVTAVPAAMAALGIAPAAAGAALGYAAALKLRIVNRAEVAEVARQVLPDPIYAKAAPLASKLLNILD
- a CDS encoding DUF1616 domain-containing protein; the protein is MSCAVVDVLQLVKQCSTVEEAVEEVAKRTGKSKYEAAYELMLQVKAGRLAVESGADNFLAYILGPGGAWLWLITAITAAVVALVFLAQSPPLVYLRYVLGAFFVLFLPGYVLVEALYPRGDELSPLERLALSIGLSLAVVPLVGLLLNYTPFGIRLAPVTASLAVLTLALAIYATYRRYRFEALGAVCGTR
- a CDS encoding AAA family ATPase, which encodes MASSPRELVKTVSKYFFGNISTIEIAVATLIAGGHLLLLGPVGGGKTTLAKALARAVGGSFARVQMTNETLPSDILGYGVYVQGEIRIVKGPIFNNVVLIDEINRGPPRTLSALIEPMQERTVTIEGATLRLPTPHMVVATMNVTEIATGATAPLPLALLDRFTASLHVDYVDPAREKEVVKMADYLDQLDGKPQATTPLTFDMGKVYVADDVVDYIIKLVDAVRRDERVAVPLSTRAPIALYRLARAIAVLDGRNYVIPDDVKKAAVPALAHRIITKPEYSDVEPVRIVEDALREVEPPTRI
- a CDS encoding DUF58 domain-containing protein, coding for MPSGRWSLQPVYEAARRAAPLAYLAIAWPEFPAAAAAVLLLALENTLLRRFHTPAVLLHYAVASLLPPPKALALAVALIPLLHWAKVADNYMSWRGHAVIFTAAALLKPQLLPALVYTLAEAAWYFAKYAKTQPRVEGPPKIEAVAGAPLSYRLKIATGAPAVVRLPDGREVEALDGEVEVEVKTRFDAAGLYTPEVQVVYANPTRTVRFRKAVRHPPIYVAPRYRRAVELGEKIIAGAVEEVAGAREYVPGDPLRRLHWKKMAKIQKPVVKLLEGRAAGGLKIAVLLYATSPKALDRVLEAAASAVATALARSDHVEIYAVTRRGGERIVAERRTYREAVERLVSLAEVLHVEAAAALDYANALPKAELPPADMVIGEAAFVKPLCRRGAVCLAI
- a CDS encoding DUF1616 domain-containing protein, with the translated sequence MDLLEAYRAIVDAARAGADVRPLAEMFNKALAGGSLEPGFGELAARLAAEARWESLVSTALALAALAAAAAGLLLLYRRRREVIGFLWLLVWRRGLLKHGGGRPRTLLFDEEVSAVAAAVVVVGVALAVALLLRPAVAEPFSALGLLGPEGRIGGYPTNISAGVPVRLFIYVHNHEGEPRWYVVYIKIAGAGGEPPLPSPPVLRIERLLLHNESWVQPFSVSFNSTGRQRLVAELWAVYPNGTLAYTGRFVQLWVNVK
- a CDS encoding glycosyltransferase family 2 protein, whose product is MGASEAEWGLDYVVVLPTLDEREGLAKTLDELFSVGVPPEKIIVIDGGSKDGTCEEAVKRGVRCILQEGRGKADAVRTAIKVTEVPHLVIMDADYTYPARYVPQLLQLLGRCDEVIGARARTERGAQRAVYRLGNRLLTSLFNLTFGTRLTDVLSGMYAVRREALEGLERASRGFGIESEIAAHVASTGGEICEVPIEYRRRVGKKKLKVRHGLLIAVDMLRLALRYNPTFYIFAVAALLTIPGILIASWVAYKWIFLGVKHYVWGIIAVAMTAGGIASATMAVLALYLKRMEIRILRSVKRYVAHPPARNRLTTPEQVAPNQQGSPG